In candidate division KSB1 bacterium, the sequence TCGACTTAAAAAGAGGCCGCCGTTCAGAATTGGTTTTTTTGATGAGAAATTTTTTCAAGGTTTTAAGTGGAAGGTTGTTCATCCGAAGTGAATATTTTTTTTTAATCCTTGTACGTTAATTTGAAATTTTCTTAATTCTTAATTAATTTAATTAACTAATCAACCAATCGTCCCGCCTAAGCCAGTACGGATACTTTGAAAGGAAAGATATGAGCCATTGGATTCGTTTTCGTCATTCCGGGTACACTAAATTTGGTACTTTGGAAGGTGACACTATCTCGGTCTTTGAGGGCAATATGTTTGAAAACCCAACAAAGACGGATGAAACGGTATCGATTGAGGAGAGCGAGTATTTGACGCCATGCAAACCCTCGAAAATGCTCGGATTGGTCAATAACTTCCATGCAGCTGCCGAAAGACAGGGTTTGCCTATTCCGGAAGAACCGCTGTACTTCATCAAGCCGCCATCGTGTTTTCTTCCGCACAAGGGAGAAATTATCAAACCCAAATGCTATAACGGCCGCGTGATCTACGAGGGAGAAATTGGGATTGTTATCGGCAAAACCTGTAGAGATGTTGCCGAGTCAGAAGTGGAAGATTGCATCTTCGGATATACATGCGTGAATGATGTCACTGCACTGCAGATGATCAATGCCGATGAGTCATTTGCACAGTGGACTAGAGCCAAGAGTTTTGATACTTTTGGTTCGTTTGGTCCCACCATTAACACCGAAATAGACCCCAGTCCACTGAAAATACAGTCTATTCTTAATGGCCGGGTCAGGCAGGATTATCCGGTTTCCGACATGATTTTTTCTCCGCATGAACTGGTGATGAGGCTGTCACGTGACATGACCCTGGTTCCGAGTGATTTGATAATCTGTGGCACCTCCGTGGGTGCTCTACCAATGAAACCCGGCAGTACCATTGAGATACACATTGATGGTATCGGCACACTACAGAATACTTACGTAACAACAAATTAATACCATTTTGTATTAACCTTCTGTGCAACATACAGATTCCTCGCCCGTTGCCACTGTGGCTTCGTTGACGACCTGAATATTTTTCAGGAAATACGAATTCAAGAAAAATGAAGGAAGAATTAAACTTTGAAGAGGCTCCGCTTCGTTATGCTGGGGTTGCAGCTCTGTTGAAAAGACCGCTAGTGAACGACCCATCAGGTGTCGATATCGCACTGATTGGTGTGCCCTGTGATGGAGCAACCGAAAGCCGACCTGGGCCTCGCGAAATTCGCAATATGTCAAGTTTGACTCGTTCGGTACATCATGTGACGCGGGTGAACCCTTATGAACTTTGCAACGTTGCAGATGTAGGTGATGTGAATTTCTCAAATCCTTTTGACCTGCAACAATGCTTTGCCGACATTACTGATTTTTACAGCAAGATTTGTGCAGCCGGTGCAGTGCCCCTGAGCGTAGGCGGCGATCACTCTATCAGTTTGCCGTCTGTCTGCAGTGTTTGTGTCTATAGCGGGGGTTTAGACTGCAGAGCATTCATGCCAAATGCTATGATTTTGTAGTCTATCCATTCAATAGTCGTGTTATAACATTGCATTTGGGTTGTTCATTTGCGGAGGTTTACATAACGTTACTTTACTTAGGAGGAAATGAATGGAAATGAAAACTCTAACCCAAAAGGCTGTTGGGGCTATCTTAGTCGCCTTAACAACCGCACCTTTTGCACTGGCGCAGGAAAATAGTTCGCCGCCACAACTTGACCTTAGGCTTTATGACATCGTCAGCGCTGCTTCACCGGAACGGCTCGAGACCGACATTCGGAAGCTGGTGAGTTTCGGAACTCGAAATACTTTCTCAGATACGGTTTCTCAGACACGTGGGATCGGCGCTGCCCGCCGCTGGATTAAGGCGGAATTTGACCGAATCTCAGATGACTGCGGTGGTTGCCTTGAGGTTTTTTACCAAAGAAGTTTAGTAAAAGCCGAAGAAAACCGTCGCGTTTCGGAAGATACCTGGATTGTCAATGTGATTGCAATTCAAACCGGCACTCGCTATCAAAATCGGTATGTAATTATGTCGGGTGACATCGACTCGCGTGCTTCAAAGGGTGCAGATGCAGTGACGGATGCTCCCGGCGCCAACGATAATGCCTCAGGAATGGCTGGAACCATAGAAGCCGCCCGGATATTGACAAAATACAAATTTCCTGCAAGCATAGTATACTCGGGATTATCCGGAGAAGAGCAAGGCCTTTTTGGCGGCCGGCACATGGCTAAGGTTGCCAAAGA encodes:
- a CDS encoding fumarylacetoacetate hydrolase family protein, whose product is MSHWIRFRHSGYTKFGTLEGDTISVFEGNMFENPTKTDETVSIEESEYLTPCKPSKMLGLVNNFHAAAERQGLPIPEEPLYFIKPPSCFLPHKGEIIKPKCYNGRVIYEGEIGIVIGKTCRDVAESEVEDCIFGYTCVNDVTALQMINADESFAQWTRAKSFDTFGSFGPTINTEIDPSPLKIQSILNGRVRQDYPVSDMIFSPHELVMRLSRDMTLVPSDLIICGTSVGALPMKPGSTIEIHIDGIGTLQNTYVTTN
- a CDS encoding arginase family protein — encoded protein: MKEELNFEEAPLRYAGVAALLKRPLVNDPSGVDIALIGVPCDGATESRPGPREIRNMSSLTRSVHHVTRVNPYELCNVADVGDVNFSNPFDLQQCFADITDFYSKICAAGAVPLSVGGDHSISLPSVCSVCVYSGGLDCRAFMPNAMIL